Proteins from one Setaria italica strain Yugu1 chromosome V, Setaria_italica_v2.0, whole genome shotgun sequence genomic window:
- the LOC101781768 gene encoding probable inactive receptor kinase At2g26730: MSGPRAPLAALAALLAVAALALRAAVAEPPPSERSALLAFLTATPHERRLGWNTSTPTCGWVGVTCDSSQSTVVELRLPGIGIVGAIPPGTLGRLTNLRVLSLRSNRVVGSIPDDLLQLPNLKALFLQQNRLSGAIPPGIARLGGLERLVLAHNDLSGPIPFALNNLTALRVLRLDGNNLTGSIPSISIPRLDVFNVSDNNLNGSIPKSLSRFPPEYFSGNLLLCGDPLPPCKSPFFPPAPAPGMSPDGGSPMPGSSKKRKLSGAAIAGIVVGAVVVGLLLLIAIVLCAVSRRRRDGAREGPKAATSAAAAAATAGRGQAPPASGEGGGMTSSSKEDLGGGASGSAAAVAAAAAGGAAGEQSRLVFVGKGAGYSFDLEDLLRASAEVLGKGSVGTSYKAVLEEGTTVVVKRLKDVAVARREFDAHMEALGRVEHRNVLPVRAYYFSKDEKLLVYDYLPNGSLSAMLHGSRGSGRTPLDWEARMRSALSAARGLAHLHTAHNLVHGNVKASNVLLRPDPDAAALSDFSLHQIFAPSSTRAGGYRAPEVVDSRRLTFKSDVYSLGVLLLELLTGKSPAHASLEGDGTLDLPRWVQSVVREEWTAEVFDVELVRLGASAEEEMVALLQVAMACVATVPDARPDAPDVVRMIEEIGGGHGGRTTTEESEGVRGTSEEERSRSGGTPPAAPTP; this comes from the exons atGTCCGGCCCCCGCGCGCCgctggcggcgctggcggcccTGCTCGCGGTCGCCGCCCtggccctccgcgccgccgtcgccgagccccCGCCGAGCGAGCGGTCCGCGCTGCTGGCGTTCCTCACCGCGACCCCGCACGAGCGCCGGCTCGGGTGGAACACCTCCACCCCGACGTGCGGCTGGGTCGGGGTAACGTGCGACAGTTCCCAGTCCACCGTCGTCGAGCTGCGCCTCCCGGGCATCGGCATCGTCGGCGCCATCCCGCCGGGCACGCTCGGCCGGCTCACCAACCTCCGCGTGCTCTCGCTCCGCTCCAACCGCGTCGTCGGCTCCATCCCCGACGACCTGCTGCAGCTGCCCAACCTCAAGGCGCTGTTCCTGCAGCAGAACCGGCTCTCCGGCGCCATCCCGCCGGGGATCGCCAGGCTCGGGGGACTCGAGCGCCTCGTGCTCGCGCACAACGACCTCTCGGGCCCCATCCCCTTCGCGCTCAACAACCTCACCGCGCTGCGCGTGCTCAGGCTCGACGGCAACAACCTCACCGGGAGCATCCCCAGCATCAGCATCCCGAGGCTCGACGTCTTCAACGTCTCCGACAACAACCTCAACGGCTCAATCCCGAAATCGCTATCGCGGTTTCCGCCGGAATACTTCTCCGGCAACCTCCTGCTATGCGGCGACCCGCTCCCACCCTGCAAGAGCCCGTTCTtcccaccggcgccggcgcccgggaTGAGCCCGGACGGTGGTAGCCCCATGCCGGGCTCCTCCAAGAAGCGCAAGCTCTCCGGCGCGGCAATCGCGGGCATCGTCGTGGGCGCCGTGGTGGTGGGGCTCCTGCTCCTCATCGCCATCGTGCTCTGCGCGGTGTCCCGCCGGCGGAGGGACGGCGCCCGCGAGGGGCCCAAGGCCGCGAcatccgccgcggcggcggcggcgaccgcggggAGAGGGCAGGCCCCGCCGGCgtccggcgagggcggcggcatgACGTCCTCGTCCAAGGAGGACCTCGGGGGCGGCGCGTCCGGGTCGGCAgcggccgtcgccgcggcggctgcgggcggcgccgcgggggaGCAGAGCCGGCTGGTGTTCGTGGGCAAGGGCGCCGGGTACAGCTTCGACCTGGAGGACCTGCTGCGCGCGTCGGCGGAGGTGCTGGGCAAGGGCAGCGTGGGCACGTCGTACAAGGCGGTGCTGGAGGAAGGCACAACGGTGGTGGTGAAGCGGCTCAAGGacgtggcggtggcgcggcgcgaGTTCGACGCGCACATGGAGGCGCTCGGCAGGGTGGAGCACCGCAACGTGCTCCCCGTGCGCGCCTACTACTTCTCCAAGGACGAGAAGCTCCTCGTCTACGACTACCTCCCCAACGGCAGCCTCTCCGCCATGCTCCACG ggagccGGGGCTCGGGGCGGACGCCGCTGGACTGGGAGGCGCGGATGCGTTCTGCGCTGTCCGCCGCTCGCGGGCTGGCGCACCTGCACACCGCGCACAACCTCGTGCACGGCAACGTCAAGGCCTCCAACGTGCTCCTCCGCCCTGAcccggacgcggcggcgctctcCGACTTCAGCCTCCACCAGATCTTCGCGCCGTCGTCGACGCGGGCTGGCGGGTATCGGGCGCCTGAGGTGGTGGATTCGCGGCGGCTCACGTTCAAGTCGGACGTGTACTCGTTGGGCGTGCTGCTCCTGGAGCTCCTGACGGGCAAGTCCCCGGCGCACGCGTCCCTGGAGGGCGACGGCACGCTGGACCTGCCGCGGTGGGTGCAGTCCGTGGTGCGGGAGGAGTGGACGGCCGAGGTGTTCGACGTGGAGCTGGTGCGGCTGGGCGCCAGCGCcgaggaggagatggtggcgctGCTTCAGGTGGCCATGGCGTGCGTGGCCACGGTCCCTGACGCGCGGCCGGACGCCCCCGACGTGGTCCGGATGATCGAGGAGAtcggcggcgggcacggcgggcGGACGACGACGGAGGAGAGCGAGGGCGTGCGGGGCAcgtcggaggaggagcggtCGCGGTCGGGGggaacgccgccggccgcaccgaCGCCGTGA